In Procambarus clarkii isolate CNS0578487 chromosome 5, FALCON_Pclarkii_2.0, whole genome shotgun sequence, the following are encoded in one genomic region:
- the LOC138372945 gene encoding anti-lipopolysaccharide factor-like → MCVLVCLVLVVTVLPQCNNAQAWETLAVAIAEKLVELWQHGEVRLLNHQCNYSVTPKVRSWELYYQGSMWCPGWTPIRGEALTRSRSGVVGKTTQDFVRKAFTAGLITEQEGKDWLVS, encoded by the exons atgtgtgtgttagtgtgtctggtgttggtggtcACGGTCCtcccacagtgtaacaacgcccaAGCTTGGGAGACTTTGGCAGTGGCTATCGCCGAGAAACTTGTTGA GTTGTGGCAACATGGGGAGGTGAGGCTACTGAACCACCAGTGTAACTACAGCGTCACTCCCAAGGTCCGCAGCTGGGAGCTGTACTACCAGGGTAGTATGTGGTGTCCAGGCTGGACACCTATAAGGGGAGAAG CCTTGACGCGCAGCAGGTCGGGCGTGGTCGGGAAGACGACGCAGGACTTCGTGAGGAAGGCCTTCACCGCCGGCCTCATCACCGAGCAGGAAGGCAAGGACTGGCTTGTCTCCTAA